A window of the Hordeum vulgare subsp. vulgare chromosome 5H, MorexV3_pseudomolecules_assembly, whole genome shotgun sequence genome harbors these coding sequences:
- the LOC123453180 gene encoding uncharacterized protein LOC123453180: MAAPPPPSRPDSPAALPYDLVEEILLRLPPDDPACLLRASFACKTWSHTVSSPHFRRRFIGLHRHRALPLLGFLHNWEDERVPRFLSTTASSFSLPAPGLTSWLALDCRHGRALFLSNSKVSGAQQLLVWDLRTGIERRVPVPPLFKDGYRYRTASVFCPADGCDHRDCRGDPFRVVFVFTVPIYHQLRCPGLTLACVYSSETRAWGELTTQMYHRSCLIFTSHSSVLVGGSLLYFMSDSGWILEYDLASHDLTGFNPPHDGPEQTFNIMVSADGGIGVSEAFGSQLKLWSREESDGIDSQWVLWVLSRVIHLENLLPDAALVDAETRVTVLGFAEGVNVIFVNSVAGLFTIELQSEWVKKVCDDRGFCNLIPVVSFYTPVDRGECQDLLPPIPSEEVGDEEGEEEEKTVDEAQQLLDKEGGFVNTFECVNHDLNIRSASSEESVTATSNEDYDAEESKTSASNGEDAAPSSDKGDSEEVLC; encoded by the coding sequence AtggcagcgccgccgccgccaagccGCCCCGACTCGCCGGCGGCGCTCCCGTACGATCTCGTCGAAGaaatcctcctccgcctcccacCCGACGACCCAGCCTGCCTCCTCCGCGCCTCCTTCGCCTGCAAGACCTGGAGCCACACCGTCTCCAGCCCCCACTTCCGCCGCCGCTTCATCGGGCTGCATCGGCATCGGGCGCTCCCCTTGCTCGGTTTCCTCCACAACTGGGAGGACGAGCGCGTCCCCCGCTTCCTCTCCACCACCGCCTCGTCCTTCTCCCTCCCCGCCCCAGGCCTCACCTCCTGGCTCGCCCTCGACTGCCGCCACGGCCGCGCCCTCTTCCTCTCCAACTCCAAGGTCTCCGGTGCTCAGCAGCTCCTCGTGTGGGATCTAAGAACGGGCATCGAGCGGCGCGTGCCGGTGCCCCCGCTGTTCAAGGACGGCTACAGGTACCGGACCGCCTCCGTGTTCTGCCCAGCGGACGGATGCGACCACCGCGACTGCCGCGGGGATCCCTTCCGCGTCGTCTTCGTCTTCACCGTTCCCATCTACCACCAGTTGCGGTGTCCCGGTCTCACGCTGGCGTGCGTCTATTCGTCAGAGACTCGCGCATGGGGTGAACTGACGACCCAGATGTACCACCGGTCCTGCTTGATCTTCACATCTCATTCCAGCGTGCTCGTTGGGGGCTCTCTGCTCTACTTCATGTCCGACAGTGGGTGGATCCTAGAGTATGACTTGGCCAGCCACGACCTCACTGGGTTCAACCCGCCACACGACGGCCCCGAGCAGACATTTAACATCATGGTGTCGGCAGATGGTGGAATAGGAGTCAGCGAAGCTTTTGGTTCGCAACTCAAATTATGGTCAAGGGAGGAGAGTGACGGCATTGATTCACAATGGGTCTTATGGGTCTTGAGCCGGGTCATCCACTTGGAAAATTTGCTCCCTGATGCTGCTCTCGTGGATGCAGAGACTAGAGTGACTGTGTTGGGATTTGCCGAGGGAGTGAATGTCATTTTCGTTAACTCCGTTGCTGGCCTCTTCACAATCGAGCTACAGTCGGAGTGGGTGAAGAAGGTGTGCGATGATCGTGGCTTCTGTAATTTGATTCCAGTTGTCAGCTTCTACACTCCTGTGGACCGTGGCGAATGTCAGGATCTGCTGCCGCCGATCCCTAGTGAGGAGGTAGGTGATGAggagggggaagaggaggagaaaacaGTAGATGAGGCACAGCAGCTGCTTGACAAGGAGGGGGGCTTTGTTAACACCTTTGAATGTGTCAACCATGACCTCAATATCAG